The following coding sequences are from one Acipenser ruthenus chromosome 7, fAciRut3.2 maternal haplotype, whole genome shotgun sequence window:
- the LOC117414684 gene encoding ras association domain-containing protein 8-like, which translates to MELKVWVDGVQRIVCGVTEATTCQEVVIALAQAIGRTGRYTLIEKLRDTERHLAPHENPIVSLNKWGQYASDVQLILKRTGPSLSERPTSDSMARIPERTLYRQSLPPLAKLRPQNDKSLKRKEPKRKSLTFTGGAKGLMDIFGKSKDTEMKQKALNNNSSKASTEELSKLIHLQKEKLQALERQLESHEVELRFWAERNNNGLDEEIMRLEKRVKKNEVQIVEEEFWQNELQIEQENEKQLKEQLQELKQKTWECEDKLREYTAKIQSMEAGIEAEKLQQEIQVTQQVNEEEVKAKILRVKGELDIQNQNTARLENGCRAVERSLGQAAKRLQEKEQELEQLTKELRQVNLQQFIQQTGTKVTVLPAESTEEEPAQLENESTAQTNSLKRPSSSRQLPSNLRILQNPLSSGFNPEGIYV; encoded by the exons ATGGAGCTGAAAGTATGGGTAGATGGGGTCCAGAGAATCGTCTGTGGAGTAACTGAAGCCACAACCTGCCAGGAGGTGGTGATTGCTCTTGCTCAAGCTATTG GTCGAACTGGAAGGTACACTCTGATAGAGAAATTgagggacacagagagacactTGGCCCCACATGAGAACCCCATTGTCTCCCTGAATAAATGGGGACAGTACGCCAGCGACGTGCAGCTAATCCTGAAGCGAACTGGACCTTCCTTGAGCGAGAGGCCTACCTCTGACAGCATGGCACGCATACCGGAGAGGACTTTGTACAGGCAGAGCCTCCCACCCTTAGCCAAGCTCAGGCCTCAGAACGACAAGTCGCTCAAAAGGAAGGAACCCAAACGGAAATCGTTAACTTTTACTGGAGGTGCCAAAGGACTGATGGACATATTTGGAAAGAGCAAAGACACAGAGATGAAGCAGAAAGCATTGAACAATAACTCCTCCAAGGCCAGTACCGAGGAGCTGAGCAAGCTGATTCATCTCCAGAAGGAGAAGCTGCAGgccctggagagacagctggaGAGCCACGAGGTGGAGCTGCGTTTCTGGGCAGAGAGGAATAACAACGGGCTAGACGAAGAGATCATGAGGTTGGAGAAGAGGGTGAAGAAGAACGAGGTGCAGATCGTGGAAGAGGAGTTCTGGCAAAATGAGCTGCAGATAGAGCAGGAAAATGAGAAGCAGCTGAAGGAACAGCTGCAAGAGTTGAAACAGAAGACCTGGGAGTGTGAGGACAAGCTCCGGGAGTACACGGCCAAGATCCAGAGCATGGAGGCGGGCATCGAGGCCGAGAAGCTCCAGCAGGAAATACAGGTGACTCAGCAGGTCAATGAGGAGGAAGTAAAGGCCAAGATCCTCAGAGTCAAAGGAGAGCTTGATATCCAGAACCAGAACACTGCCAGGCTGGAGAACGGCTGCAGGGCTGTTGAGAGGTCTTTGGGTCAGGCTGCCAAAAGATTGCAG GAGAAAGAACAGGAACTGGAACAGCTCACCAAGGAGCTGAGGCAAGTGAACCTACAGCAGTTCATCCAGCAGACAGGAACCAAGGTCACAGTGCTGCCAGCAGAGTCCACTGAGGAGGAGCCTGCCCAGCTGGAGAACG AGTCAACAGCCCAGACCAACTCCCTGAAACGCCCAAGCTCATCTCGACAACTACCCAGCAACCTGCGGATTCTGCAGAACCCACTTTCCTCTGGTTTCAACCCTGAGGGCATCTATGTATAA